In a genomic window of Pseudomonas mohnii:
- a CDS encoding tetratricopeptide repeat protein, translating into MVSSSATNASVTKGSRLLNPWALAVVAVTVGGLLWATFQREEVFQPDGREPDAVSANYAELLLTAHPEDDRLRLQLIDLLIRLGDYPKARQHLENWPKPNQELQAYYRLELDALEAAKGSDLITQQALVERLKSFDHHLLPLPQLQSLAKLALNLQAPAFAASVYEEIAARDPQQRSDALKSAAQWYLAGEQPGRAAEIYLELKKATEQAAERREYAQLAFNSLLASGQGDQAVQVLADEVDRLINPQTDTAWVQQGVDVAIASKRFDLAQRFLQQWRVLQPDDPQILQKDFSMRLALGDLPGAWKSGQQLLLEHPEDPQLLEQMAQLGEWSGETETALDYWIRLLKLREDAQTREHAWRLASQQFDFDRSIPLLAEIMAQRPLTDIELDALIYGHESRGTPQQAEAWLHAYLRKYPQHRLAWTRLLQNLENTGQYASKAKVYKDYSKRFALTTTERVDWVDTYLKLFDNKAAWQVLQVDNRTITDPNYWRSRAALAWDLELDDELQVSLEKMLALKGSLNSGDESQLITLYRTSNPRRALQLMVGGWQRSHDPQRLVEALQQAEELQDWSQVEALLKGAEQYPAAYGQAQVLAVRGALAVHKDQPEEAQRLYQEGLARFPEDNLFRERLMWLYVDQGNTAELKPLLTQWKARAREDRILWLPFASASQMLGRDSEALAWYRMYLKTSPQDWLVQAAYADALESAGYQDAAQRLRLKLLRSPEVDNVQPSSGRYGIWLRLMASSYSPKKAQHELLKWKDGSPAMLQLWFERLLARLDATNQDSQKDQWLDWARGQGLKVERYEQIQQALRSRNNEQVETLLASSDLNPAQRAQALSRLGRLNEALDTSLTALGDEQPQAVREQLRRQAVEIQERTPQGAQLSWHDQDFGGLAFKAPRLEIARNLGDQWYADLELEQGDYSGDEIEPSKIGEERNAALTLQRSVENGSYKLFADTSQRKDDDRNGLGLSRTWQLDVSDELETGVDWHRKSEDSGLMRAFGQQDRVFLGGRHSLTARDQFSWEVAQRSFSTRAGDDLGNGHALKMELNHTLEFAGPNWTVRSGVDYQKNQVKDKSLNYLSSNFGGPVIRAAPVQTFDPDTGLPDPINPLDIETVTASDLLQSRYGQLYFGSSWRRGLPGALVRTKPQYTWLVDLTAGWQWTDQTFNYGINTGIGVEVLGDDELALTFGYQSAPQGGDGKSGGTLGVSYGVRFGR; encoded by the coding sequence ATGGTCAGCTCCTCTGCAACTAACGCCTCAGTCACTAAAGGCAGTCGCCTGCTCAATCCATGGGCATTGGCGGTGGTGGCGGTCACCGTGGGTGGCCTGCTGTGGGCGACGTTCCAGCGCGAAGAAGTGTTCCAGCCCGATGGCCGTGAACCGGATGCCGTCTCGGCCAACTATGCCGAACTGCTGCTGACGGCCCACCCCGAAGACGATCGCCTGCGCCTGCAACTGATCGATCTGTTGATCCGTCTCGGCGATTACCCCAAGGCCCGTCAGCATCTGGAGAACTGGCCCAAGCCGAACCAGGAGTTACAGGCCTATTACCGGCTTGAACTGGATGCGCTGGAAGCGGCCAAGGGCAGCGATCTGATCACGCAGCAGGCGTTGGTCGAACGCTTGAAAAGTTTCGATCATCACCTGTTGCCGCTGCCGCAATTGCAAAGCCTGGCCAAGCTCGCGTTGAACTTGCAGGCGCCAGCCTTTGCCGCCAGCGTCTATGAAGAGATCGCCGCGCGTGATCCGCAGCAGCGAAGCGATGCCCTCAAGTCTGCCGCGCAGTGGTACCTGGCCGGCGAGCAACCGGGACGTGCCGCCGAGATTTACCTGGAGCTGAAAAAGGCCACCGAACAGGCGGCCGAGCGCCGTGAATACGCGCAACTGGCGTTCAACAGCCTCCTGGCCTCCGGGCAGGGCGACCAGGCCGTGCAGGTGCTCGCCGATGAAGTCGACCGGCTGATCAATCCACAAACCGATACGGCTTGGGTGCAGCAGGGCGTCGATGTGGCGATCGCGAGCAAGCGCTTCGATCTGGCGCAACGCTTCCTGCAACAATGGCGCGTCTTGCAACCTGACGATCCGCAAATCCTGCAAAAGGATTTCAGCATGCGTCTGGCACTCGGCGATTTGCCGGGCGCCTGGAAAAGCGGTCAGCAACTGCTGCTCGAACATCCTGAAGACCCGCAATTACTGGAGCAAATGGCTCAGCTCGGCGAGTGGAGCGGCGAAACCGAGACGGCCCTCGACTACTGGATTCGCCTGCTGAAATTGCGCGAAGACGCGCAAACCCGTGAGCACGCCTGGCGCCTGGCGAGTCAGCAGTTCGACTTCGACCGCTCGATTCCATTGCTCGCCGAGATCATGGCGCAACGGCCGCTGACCGACATCGAGCTGGACGCGCTGATCTACGGCCACGAATCGCGAGGCACGCCGCAACAGGCTGAAGCCTGGCTGCACGCTTACCTGCGCAAGTACCCCCAGCATCGCCTGGCCTGGACGCGTCTGCTGCAAAACCTGGAAAACACCGGGCAGTACGCGTCCAAGGCCAAGGTCTACAAGGACTACTCGAAACGCTTTGCCCTGACCACCACCGAACGGGTCGATTGGGTCGATACCTACCTGAAGCTGTTTGATAACAAAGCCGCGTGGCAGGTGTTGCAGGTCGATAACCGCACTATCACCGATCCGAATTACTGGCGATCCCGTGCCGCGCTGGCCTGGGACCTGGAACTGGACGATGAACTGCAGGTGTCCCTGGAAAAAATGCTGGCGCTCAAGGGCTCGCTCAACAGCGGCGACGAGAGTCAATTGATCACCCTTTATCGCACCAGCAATCCCCGGCGCGCCTTGCAGTTGATGGTCGGCGGTTGGCAGCGCAGCCATGACCCGCAGCGCCTGGTCGAAGCGTTGCAGCAAGCCGAGGAACTGCAGGACTGGTCACAAGTGGAGGCGTTGCTCAAGGGTGCCGAGCAATACCCGGCCGCTTACGGGCAGGCTCAAGTGTTGGCCGTGCGCGGCGCACTGGCCGTGCATAAAGACCAGCCCGAAGAGGCGCAGCGCCTGTATCAGGAAGGGCTGGCGCGATTCCCCGAGGACAACCTGTTTCGCGAGCGCTTGATGTGGCTTTACGTCGATCAGGGCAATACCGCCGAACTCAAGCCGTTGCTGACCCAATGGAAAGCCCGGGCACGTGAAGACCGGATTTTGTGGCTACCGTTCGCCAGTGCCAGCCAGATGCTCGGTCGCGATAGCGAAGCGCTGGCCTGGTATCGGATGTACCTCAAGACCAGTCCGCAGGATTGGCTGGTGCAAGCGGCCTACGCCGATGCGCTGGAGAGTGCCGGCTATCAGGATGCGGCCCAGCGCCTGCGCCTGAAGTTGCTGCGCAGCCCCGAGGTGGACAATGTCCAGCCGTCGTCCGGGCGCTACGGTATCTGGTTGCGTTTGATGGCCAGCAGTTACTCGCCGAAAAAGGCCCAGCACGAATTGCTGAAGTGGAAGGACGGCTCGCCGGCGATGCTGCAATTGTGGTTCGAACGGTTGCTGGCGCGTCTGGATGCGACCAACCAGGACTCGCAAAAGGACCAATGGCTGGACTGGGCGCGCGGTCAGGGCTTGAAGGTCGAGCGTTATGAGCAGATTCAGCAAGCGCTGCGTAGCCGTAACAACGAACAGGTCGAAACGCTGTTGGCCAGTAGCGATCTGAACCCGGCGCAACGCGCGCAGGCCCTCAGTCGTCTGGGTCGGCTGAACGAAGCCCTCGACACCAGCCTGACGGCGCTCGGCGACGAGCAGCCGCAAGCGGTGCGCGAACAACTGCGTCGTCAGGCCGTGGAAATCCAGGAACGCACGCCGCAAGGTGCGCAGCTGTCGTGGCATGACCAGGATTTCGGCGGTCTCGCGTTCAAGGCGCCGCGCCTGGAAATTGCGCGCAACCTGGGTGATCAATGGTACGCCGATCTTGAGCTGGAACAGGGCGACTACAGTGGCGACGAGATCGAGCCATCGAAAATCGGCGAAGAGCGTAACGCTGCGCTGACCTTGCAACGTTCGGTGGAAAACGGCAGCTACAAACTGTTCGCCGACACCAGCCAGCGCAAGGACGACGACCGCAATGGCCTGGGCCTTTCCCGGACCTGGCAGTTGGACGTGAGTGATGAACTGGAGACCGGCGTCGACTGGCATCGCAAGAGCGAAGACAGCGGCCTGATGCGTGCTTTCGGTCAGCAGGATCGGGTGTTCCTCGGGGGACGTCACAGCCTGACCGCTCGCGATCAGTTCAGTTGGGAGGTCGCACAGCGGTCGTTTTCCACCCGTGCCGGTGACGACCTCGGCAATGGTCACGCGCTGAAAATGGAACTCAACCACACGCTGGAATTCGCCGGTCCCAACTGGACCGTGCGCAGCGGTGTCGACTATCAGAAAAACCAGGTCAAGGATAAGTCGCTGAATTACCTGTCCAGTAACTTTGGTGGCCCGGTCATCAGGGCAGCGCCTGTGCAGACGTTCGACCCTGATACGGGTTTGCCTGATCCGATCAATCCACTGGACATCGAAACCGTCACCGCCAGCGACCTGCTGCAAAGCCGCTACGGCCAACTGTATTTCGGCAGTTCCTGGCGTCGTGGTCTGCCCGGCGCACTGGTACGGACCAAGCCGCAATACACCTGGCTGGTGGACCTGACGGCAGGCTGGCAATGGACGGATCAAACCTTCAACTACGGCATCAACACCGGGATTGGCGTTGAAGTGCTGGGTGACGACGAACTGGCCCTGACCTTCGGCTACCAATCCGCGCCACAGGGCGGGGATGGCAAGTCAGGCGGAACACTGGGTGTGAGCTACGGCGTGCGTTTCGGACGCTGA
- a CDS encoding transporter codes for MQAIRNLGLALAVLFVAGCASFTGDASPSLPRTAQWGIVPMVNYSQTPQAGERSEQILLSVLSSHGLQPRVYPASTQGEQALMDDNERLAGALDWAREQKLDYVVTGSVEEWQYKNGLDGEPAVGISLRVLDADSGRVLWSKSGARAGWSRESLAGTAQKVLDTLVGALRFE; via the coding sequence ATGCAAGCAATTCGTAATCTGGGCCTGGCGCTGGCGGTCCTGTTCGTCGCTGGTTGCGCGAGCTTCACCGGCGACGCCAGCCCGAGCCTGCCGCGCACTGCGCAGTGGGGCATCGTGCCGATGGTCAACTATTCACAGACGCCGCAGGCCGGTGAGCGCAGCGAGCAAATCCTGCTTAGCGTGCTCAGCAGCCATGGTTTGCAACCACGGGTTTACCCGGCCAGCACCCAGGGAGAACAAGCGTTGATGGATGACAACGAGCGTCTGGCCGGCGCGCTGGATTGGGCGCGTGAGCAGAAACTCGATTATGTGGTCACCGGCAGCGTTGAAGAGTGGCAGTACAAGAACGGCCTGGATGGCGAACCGGCGGTGGGCATCAGCCTGCGCGTGCTCGATGCGGACAGCGGTCGGGTGCTCTGGAGCAAAAGTGGCGCACGTGCCGGCTGGTCCCGTGAAAGCCTCGCGGGCACTGCGCAAAAAGTGCTCGATACGCTTGTTGGCGCCCTTCGGTTCGAGTGA
- a CDS encoding PelD GGDEF domain-containing protein, giving the protein MNSPHKDYSLAPRASGPVSWLETFLVTGLAIGLGLWLTPEDPMQMHGGFPWPILAPLLLGVRYGFVRGLLSAVLLVMAVFALRFSGHAGYAALEPSWIVGVLVCGMLVGEVRDLWERRLERLQMANDYRQYRLDEFTRAHQILRVSHDLLEQRVAGSDQSLRSSLLGLREKLRVMPEEGDALGALADPIVAVLGQYGALRVAGLYRVDDHAGHLLPKPLATIGVMGDLDTEDGLVKLCLERGELVSVRQELIDAGGSAQFSSLQACIPLIDAEGRLLAVLAVRHMPFFAFQDRTLSLLALLAGHIADLLQRDTQVLQLVNADAQHFTLQLKRSLVDVEQHKLSAGLFAFEMTRANEELTRLLERSQRGLDLHLPLRNNRDHQLLLVLLPLTSPQGTEGYLSRINLLIHEHFGIESDMDSLGVRVMPFNLEPGEHNGLRNFLFNECGLNDQQVAV; this is encoded by the coding sequence ATGAATTCTCCACACAAGGATTACAGCCTGGCGCCTCGCGCCAGCGGCCCGGTGTCTTGGCTGGAAACGTTCCTGGTGACAGGCCTGGCGATCGGCCTCGGCTTGTGGCTGACGCCGGAAGACCCGATGCAAATGCACGGCGGGTTCCCCTGGCCGATCCTGGCGCCGCTGCTGTTAGGTGTGCGTTACGGATTTGTCCGCGGTTTGCTCAGCGCGGTGTTGTTGGTGATGGCGGTGTTCGCGCTGCGCTTCAGCGGCCATGCCGGTTATGCAGCGCTTGAGCCGTCCTGGATTGTCGGCGTCCTGGTCTGCGGGATGTTGGTGGGCGAGGTGCGCGATCTGTGGGAACGCCGACTGGAGCGTCTGCAGATGGCCAACGATTACCGTCAATATCGACTCGATGAATTCACTCGCGCCCATCAGATTCTGCGGGTCTCCCACGATCTGCTGGAACAGCGCGTGGCGGGCAGTGACCAAAGCTTGCGCAGCTCGTTGCTGGGCCTGCGCGAAAAACTGCGGGTGATGCCGGAGGAAGGCGATGCGCTGGGTGCATTGGCCGACCCGATCGTGGCGGTGCTGGGGCAATACGGTGCGCTGCGGGTAGCCGGTTTGTATCGCGTGGACGATCACGCCGGGCACTTGTTGCCCAAGCCGTTGGCGACCATCGGGGTCATGGGGGATCTGGACACCGAAGACGGTCTGGTCAAGCTGTGCCTGGAGCGCGGCGAGCTGGTGAGCGTGCGCCAGGAACTGATCGATGCCGGCGGTTCGGCGCAATTCTCGTCATTGCAGGCGTGTATTCCGTTAATCGATGCCGAGGGCCGTTTGTTGGCGGTGCTGGCTGTACGACACATGCCGTTCTTCGCTTTCCAGGATCGCACCCTAAGCCTGTTGGCGCTGCTGGCCGGGCATATCGCCGACCTGTTGCAGCGCGACACGCAGGTGCTGCAATTGGTCAATGCCGATGCGCAGCACTTCACACTGCAACTCAAGCGTTCGCTGGTGGACGTCGAGCAGCACAAGTTGTCGGCCGGCCTGTTCGCCTTTGAAATGACCCGGGCCAACGAAGAGCTGACACGCTTGCTGGAGCGCAGTCAGCGCGGTCTGGATTTGCACCTGCCGCTGCGCAACAACCGCGACCATCAGTTGCTGCTGGTACTTTTGCCGTTGACCAGCCCCCAAGGCACCGAAGGCTATCTGTCACGCATCAACCTGCTGATACACGAACACTTTGGCATTGAGAGTGACATGGACAGCCTCGGCGTACGGGTCATGCCTTTCAACCTGGAGCCTGGTGAACACAACGGGCTGCGTAACTTCCTGTTCAACGAGTGTGGTCTGAATGATCAGCAAGTGGCTGTTTAG
- a CDS encoding HEAT repeat domain-containing protein, which translates to MISKWLFSGALLLEAGSWTSLWVDVPEVQQLLVFTLTHGLACVMLCAAVWLLLPARYRSPLPWSPLFIFSMAFFVPVLGTVGVVAAIFPALYLPRKRDKQAWQAVGIPSLPYRAQQQLHKPIFADGGLQDVLRHAPDPDQRLAALLATRRMRGKEAVPILKLALGDPSDDVRLLAYSMLDKQESDINLHIQIALGQLNGAKGKAAGVLHGTLARWYWELAYLGLAQGSVLEHVLNQASEHAEQGLEAGEGGELFLLAGRIALERGDIARAEVLLQEAQDNGMGAAQILPFQAELAFEAGRYREIPGLLASLPEKTRQRPPFADLVRSWT; encoded by the coding sequence ATGATCAGCAAGTGGCTGTTTAGCGGAGCCTTGTTGTTAGAGGCAGGCAGTTGGACCAGTCTGTGGGTGGACGTGCCCGAGGTGCAGCAACTGCTGGTGTTCACCCTCACTCATGGCCTGGCCTGCGTGATGTTGTGCGCGGCAGTGTGGCTGCTGTTGCCGGCGCGGTATCGTTCGCCGCTGCCGTGGAGCCCGCTGTTCATTTTCAGCATGGCGTTCTTTGTCCCTGTGCTCGGCACGGTGGGCGTGGTCGCAGCGATTTTTCCGGCGCTGTACCTGCCACGCAAACGCGACAAACAAGCCTGGCAAGCGGTCGGCATTCCGAGCCTGCCATATCGGGCGCAACAGCAACTGCATAAACCGATTTTTGCCGACGGCGGTTTGCAGGACGTGCTGCGCCATGCGCCGGACCCCGATCAGCGTCTGGCCGCTCTATTGGCGACGCGACGCATGCGCGGCAAGGAGGCGGTACCGATCCTCAAACTGGCACTGGGCGACCCAAGCGATGATGTGCGGTTGCTGGCGTATTCGATGCTGGACAAACAGGAAAGTGACATCAACTTGCATATCCAGATCGCCCTTGGCCAGCTGAACGGCGCAAAGGGCAAAGCCGCCGGCGTGCTGCATGGCACGCTGGCGCGCTGGTACTGGGAGCTGGCGTATCTGGGGCTGGCGCAAGGCAGCGTACTCGAGCACGTGCTCAATCAGGCCAGCGAGCATGCCGAGCAGGGCCTGGAAGCGGGTGAGGGCGGTGAACTGTTTCTGCTGGCCGGACGCATTGCCCTGGAGCGTGGTGATATCGCGCGTGCCGAAGTGTTACTCCAGGAAGCCCAGGACAACGGTATGGGCGCGGCGCAGATTCTGCCTTTCCAGGCCGAGTTGGCATTCGAGGCGGGTCGTTATCGCGAGATTCCCGGGTTGCTGGCGAGCCTCCCCGAGAAAACCCGTCAGCGACCACCCTTCGCTGACCTGGTGAGGAGCTGGACATGA
- the pelF gene encoding GT4 family glycosyltransferase PelF: MSHKQEAPMADICLLLEGTWPYVRGGVSSWIHQMILGLPELTFSVMFIGGQRSAYSQRRYQVPANVLHIEEVFLEDATHPTDTRGTPRDADLQQLQGLYRFLHHPDAPEPELGERLLDNIAQGHLTLDDVLRSRASWEALSEGYRLHCADPSFINYFWTLRSMQSPLLMLAEASRKMPRARVLHSISTGYAGLLGCILKQRWNCSYLLSEHGIYTKERKIDLAQASWIAESSGQALNRSLDAGSGYIRTLWVRFFERIGQLTYNSADSIISLYDGNRQRQIKDGADPLRTRVIPNGIDLPQWTAALESRAPGIAPVVGLIGRVVPIKDVKTFLRAMRGVISAMPQAEGWIVGPEEEDPEYVGECRSLMASLGLEGKVRFLGFQRIQDILPQLGLMVLTSISEAQPLVILEAWAAGTPVVSSDVGSCRELIEGGSVEDRDLGLAGKVVAIADPQATSVAILELLRSPQRWEAAQASGLLRVNRYYTEALMLQRYRDLYQAAMENS, encoded by the coding sequence ATGAGTCACAAGCAAGAGGCACCGATGGCCGACATCTGCCTGCTGCTCGAAGGCACTTGGCCTTATGTGCGCGGCGGCGTGTCGAGCTGGATTCACCAGATGATCCTCGGTCTGCCGGAACTGACGTTTTCGGTGATGTTCATTGGCGGACAGCGTTCGGCGTATTCGCAGCGACGTTATCAAGTGCCGGCGAATGTACTGCACATTGAAGAAGTCTTTCTCGAAGACGCCACGCATCCGACCGACACCCGAGGCACGCCACGGGACGCCGATCTGCAACAGTTGCAGGGTTTGTATCGCTTCCTGCATCACCCGGACGCGCCGGAGCCCGAACTGGGTGAGCGCTTGCTCGATAACATCGCCCAGGGCCATCTGACCCTCGACGATGTGCTGCGTAGCCGCGCCAGTTGGGAGGCGTTGAGCGAGGGTTATCGCCTGCATTGCGCCGACCCGTCCTTCATCAATTATTTCTGGACCTTGCGCTCGATGCAGTCGCCTTTGCTGATGCTCGCCGAGGCGTCGCGCAAGATGCCTCGGGCGCGGGTGCTGCATTCGATTTCCACCGGTTACGCCGGGCTGTTGGGCTGCATTCTCAAGCAACGCTGGAACTGTTCCTACCTGCTCAGCGAGCACGGGATCTATACCAAGGAGCGCAAGATCGATCTGGCCCAGGCCAGTTGGATCGCCGAGAGTTCGGGCCAGGCGCTGAACCGCAGCCTCGATGCCGGCTCGGGTTACATCCGTACGTTATGGGTGCGTTTCTTCGAGCGCATCGGGCAACTGACCTACAACAGCGCCGACAGCATCATTTCGCTGTATGACGGTAATCGACAGCGGCAAATCAAGGACGGCGCCGATCCGCTCCGCACCCGGGTCATTCCCAACGGTATTGACCTGCCGCAATGGACCGCCGCCCTCGAATCCCGCGCTCCCGGCATTGCGCCGGTAGTGGGTTTGATCGGGCGTGTGGTGCCGATCAAGGACGTCAAAACTTTCCTGCGGGCGATGCGCGGGGTGATCAGTGCCATGCCCCAGGCCGAAGGCTGGATCGTCGGTCCGGAAGAGGAAGATCCGGAATATGTCGGCGAATGCCGCAGCCTGATGGCCAGCCTGGGGTTGGAGGGCAAGGTGCGTTTCCTGGGCTTCCAGCGCATCCAGGACATCCTGCCGCAACTGGGCTTGATGGTGCTGACCTCGATCAGCGAAGCGCAACCGCTGGTGATTCTCGAAGCCTGGGCCGCCGGTACGCCGGTCGTCAGCAGCGACGTGGGTTCCTGCCGCGAGCTGATCGAAGGCGGCAGCGTCGAAGACCGCGACCTCGGCCTGGCCGGCAAAGTGGTTGCGATTGCCGACCCGCAAGCCACCAGCGTGGCGATCCTCGAACTGCTGCGCAGCCCGCAACGCTGGGAAGCTGCACAGGCCAGCGGCTTGCTGCGGGTCAATCGCTACTACACCGAAGCCTTGATGCTGCAGCGTTATCGCGACTTGTATCAAGCCGCCATGGAGAACAGTTAA
- the pelG gene encoding exopolysaccharide Pel transporter PelG: MAGIGFELRKILSRDSYTATLHAYVYAGLISSGPWVLSIISVMLVGIISLGLLLPNVLVGQFLVTVTYLMASSLILTGGLQLFFTRFVSDRLFEHKYEQILPNLLGVLLLVTVGAGVLGILVLSLLFDQPLIYRLLVLSNFVVLCNLWLVIIFLSGMKAYNRILLVMLVGYTLMVASAYLLSFLQMPGLLLALLIGHSTLLFLFLYDILREYRAEKLIAFDFLQRRQVFLSLLATGFFYNFGIWIDKFLFWFNPGTSNLVVGPLRASILYDLPIFLAYLAIIPGMAVFLVRIETDFAEWYDRLFRAIREGETLQHIGSLKTEMTLSIRQGLLEICKVQGLTVVLLFLFAPRLLDWLGISSYYLPLFYIDLIGVSIQVVFMALLNVFFYLDKRAVVLELCVIFAVLNAGLTLLSMHLGPSFFGYGFTLSLLVCVLLGLHRLSTALEDLEYDTFMLSR; the protein is encoded by the coding sequence ATGGCCGGGATTGGCTTCGAACTACGCAAGATCCTGTCGCGCGATTCTTACACCGCGACTTTGCACGCTTACGTCTACGCCGGACTGATCAGCTCCGGGCCCTGGGTGCTGTCGATCATCAGCGTGATGCTGGTGGGCATCATCAGCCTGGGCCTGTTGCTGCCGAATGTGCTGGTCGGGCAGTTTCTGGTGACGGTGACGTACCTCATGGCCAGCTCGCTGATCCTCACGGGCGGTCTGCAACTGTTCTTCACCCGATTCGTTTCCGACCGGTTGTTCGAGCACAAGTACGAGCAGATTCTGCCCAACCTGCTGGGCGTGCTGTTGCTGGTAACCGTCGGTGCCGGGGTGCTGGGAATCCTGGTGCTGAGCCTGTTGTTCGACCAGCCGCTGATCTACCGGTTGCTGGTGCTGTCGAACTTCGTGGTGTTGTGCAACTTGTGGCTGGTGATCATCTTTCTTTCAGGGATGAAGGCCTACAACCGCATCCTGCTGGTGATGCTGGTGGGTTACACGCTGATGGTCGCCAGTGCCTACCTGCTGAGCTTCCTGCAGATGCCGGGCTTGTTGCTGGCGTTGCTGATCGGGCACAGCACGCTGCTGTTTCTGTTTCTCTACGACATCCTGCGTGAGTACCGCGCGGAGAAGCTGATCGCCTTCGACTTCCTGCAACGCCGCCAGGTGTTTCTCAGCCTGCTGGCGACCGGGTTCTTCTACAACTTCGGTATCTGGATCGACAAGTTCCTGTTCTGGTTCAACCCCGGTACCTCGAATCTCGTTGTCGGCCCCCTGCGTGCGTCGATCCTGTATGACTTGCCAATCTTCCTCGCGTACCTGGCGATCATCCCCGGAATGGCGGTGTTCCTGGTGCGCATCGAAACCGATTTTGCCGAGTGGTACGACCGCCTGTTCCGGGCCATCCGCGAAGGCGAAACCCTGCAACACATCGGTTCGCTGAAAACCGAAATGACTTTGTCGATCCGCCAGGGCCTGCTGGAAATCTGCAAGGTACAGGGATTGACGGTGGTGCTGCTGTTCCTGTTCGCTCCGCGCTTGCTGGATTGGCTGGGCATTTCCAGTTACTACCTGCCGCTGTTCTACATCGACCTGATCGGAGTGAGCATCCAGGTGGTGTTCATGGCGCTGCTCAACGTGTTTTTCTACCTCGACAAACGCGCCGTGGTGCTGGAACTGTGCGTGATTTTCGCGGTGCTGAACGCCGGGTTGACCCTGCTCAGCATGCACCTGGGGCCGAGCTTCTTCGGCTATGGCTTTACCCTGTCATTGCTGGTTTGCGTGTTGCTGGGGTTACATCGATTGTCCACGGCACTGGAAGATCTCGAGTACGACACCTTTATGTTGTCGCGCTGA
- a CDS encoding DUF2790 domain-containing protein produces the protein MKLFKTLIAASFVMLGSQMAFADQSAVEQYTYGSHLDIAKVIHMDAVPDDVCAVVPLQMTYLDHQGQQHVMQYSAMGNGCSGN, from the coding sequence ATGAAATTGTTTAAGACATTGATTGCTGCTTCTTTTGTAATGCTGGGTAGCCAGATGGCGTTTGCCGATCAGTCTGCGGTAGAGCAATACACCTACGGCTCTCACCTCGACATCGCCAAAGTGATTCACATGGACGCCGTTCCCGATGACGTCTGCGCCGTGGTCCCTCTCCAGATGACTTACCTGGACCACCAGGGTCAGCAACACGTCATGCAATACAGCGCGATGGGTAACGGTTGCTCAGGCAACTAA
- a CDS encoding polysaccharide deacetylase family protein, translating to MKPYDSAPADPHMPTNPERRTFIQHASAGAAILAAGSLMTPAMAATAGGTSTSKIPNQKGKFWPGDTRLVVSVSMQFEAGGQPPKGTDSPFPHVDFPDSVPSDAATNTWFAYGYREGIPRMLDLWDRHGVKVTCHMIGEAAKRHPELAREIVKRGHEAAGHGPRWSSQYAMSLDEERLFLQQARDMVEEITGQKPVGYNCNWLRRGPNTLSLLQELGYLYHIDDLSRDEPFIEQVNEKDFVVVPYTLRNNDILLIEGRNYSPGQFLEQVKLDFDQLYEESSSRRRMMSISAHDRISGSPQMVRVWDEFLKYVNSHAGVKFMRKDEIAQFTLTSSSSLREIETI from the coding sequence ATGAAACCGTATGACTCAGCGCCTGCCGATCCCCATATGCCTACCAACCCGGAGCGACGGACATTCATCCAGCACGCCAGCGCCGGAGCAGCCATTCTCGCGGCAGGTTCATTGATGACACCCGCCATGGCGGCTACAGCGGGTGGCACCAGCACGAGCAAGATCCCAAACCAAAAGGGTAAGTTCTGGCCCGGAGATACCCGTCTAGTGGTGTCGGTATCCATGCAGTTCGAAGCGGGCGGCCAACCGCCAAAAGGAACTGACAGTCCTTTCCCTCACGTTGATTTCCCCGATAGTGTGCCCTCTGACGCCGCGACCAACACCTGGTTCGCCTACGGTTACCGGGAAGGCATCCCAAGGATGCTAGACCTTTGGGATCGTCATGGGGTCAAGGTCACTTGCCACATGATCGGCGAAGCCGCAAAGCGCCACCCTGAACTGGCGAGAGAAATCGTCAAACGTGGTCATGAAGCAGCAGGGCACGGGCCACGATGGAGTTCACAATACGCCATGAGCCTTGATGAAGAACGACTCTTCCTGCAACAAGCGCGAGACATGGTCGAAGAGATCACCGGTCAAAAACCGGTCGGTTATAACTGCAACTGGCTGCGACGTGGTCCAAATACTTTGTCGCTGCTCCAGGAACTCGGATACCTATATCACATCGATGATCTCAGCCGCGATGAGCCCTTCATTGAGCAAGTGAACGAAAAAGATTTTGTTGTCGTTCCGTACACTCTGCGCAACAACGATATCCTCCTAATTGAGGGCCGAAACTACTCGCCTGGTCAGTTTCTTGAACAGGTCAAACTCGACTTCGATCAACTTTACGAAGAAAGCAGCTCCCGCCGCCGCATGATGTCCATCAGCGCCCACGACCGCATCAGCGGCTCGCCCCAAATGGTACGAGTCTGGGATGAGTTCCTTAAGTACGTAAACAGCCATGCCGGCGTAAAATTCATGCGCAAGGACGAAATCGCCCAGTTCACATTGACCAGTTCGTCGTCACTCAGAGAAATCGAAACGATATGA